CATCTACCCCGAGGGCGATGCCTCTAGGCAGATTGTGTTGCCGGAACTTTTGACGACGGACGCAATTGTCGAAAAGATAACGGGTGAGTTTTAAAGGCATGATTATTGACAAGAATAAAATGTCGCAGCGCGCCGCCGGTCTGGATTTGTTCCGGGTAGTCGCGGCGTTGATGGTGCTCCTTTTTCATTGCCATATTCATCATGAATGCAATTTTGGACCGTTGACGGGCTTTGTCTCAATGGGGGCCGTATTCATGACGGCGTTCTTTATGCTGTCGGGGTACGTGCTGTATATGACCTACCGCGAAAAATCCCTGGTTCAGATTTTACCCCTTAAGAATTTTTACCTAAAAAGGCTGATTGGCATATTGCCCCTGTATTATCTGGTTTCGGTGATTTATGTCGTGAGCTTGGGGACCGAAAGCTTGCTCCAGAATATCGTGCTTTTGCCGATAGAACTTCTTGGACTGCAGAGCGTATTTTCGTCTTTGTTCAACATTAGCCATAATAGCGGCACCTGGTTTATCTCGTGCCTGCTGATTGCGTATTTGTTTTTCCCGCTGATGCAGGAAGTCGCTAAGCAACTGGCAACTCGCGCCAAGATTTTGCTGTTTGTCGCTTGTGCCCTTGTGTTGTTCTGGTCGCCGCTTGTGGTGCATTCGTTTGCGACGGATTCCATTTATGCAAATCCGTTTTTCAGGGGGCTTGAATTCTTTATCGGAGTTCTGCTCTGTTCACTTTCCGTAAGGCTTGAATTTTTAAAGACCTGGAAATTTTTTGTAATAGAGGTCCTTGTCTTAGTTGCGGTAATTTCGGCGGCGGCCCGCTTGAACCTCTTTGTCGGAAACTACATGCTTTATGACGTCGTGGCGGTTCCACTGTTTGCGTGCATGAATGTGTAGAAAAACCGTGTGCCAGGGCGCTTAAATCGCGATTCTGCAGATAAAGTGTTGTTTTTTGCTTAAAATGAGGTATATTTATTGCTGTATGCGGTTGCTTGCGGTATATATTCCTTTTTTGATAGTCCTGCTAGTAGTGTCGGGGTGCGGCTTTTCTTTAGGAGGAGCGGATCCTCCTCCTCCTACCGTGTATCACTATAAAGAAATTCTACACCATACATCTATAGAATGGCATGTCCACATAACGGTCGATGATGACTCGCTGCAGTCTAAATCCATTAACTTTTTTCAGATGTATCCGGAATATTATAACCAGCTCGAAGGCTTGTATTTTGGCAATTTTTTTAATCTTTCGCGAGATGATTCTGTTCATGCCAGGGATGACTTTCAAAACATCTACCAGGGTGATGCCGAATATTTGAACAAATACATGAATGAGTACGTGGAAGAAAAAAAGAGGTTTGAAACGCTTCCGGATTCTAACGGCCATATTGTCTTTTCGCTTTTCGATATCGACAGTGTAGAAAAGAAGTATGATATTGATGCATCTCCCTTCTTGAAGTTCCTAGAACATCCTTATGAGATGAGAGGCGATTCGGTAGATATTTTTGTTCCTGCCGGTATCAATAGTCTTTCTTATGGGATGTGTATGGGAACATACGGATACACGACTTGTGATTATACCTTTGAAGATGATTCCGACCATATCCTTTCTACGGATGTTGCTTCGGTATGGAGCGGGTGGGGCACGATTACCATTGGCAGTTCCCTAAAAAATCAAAGTTCCCTTAAAACAGATAATTTTTATATCGAATTAAAATACAACTTGAAATATTAAGATGGGGCTAGATGGAACGTTTGAATAAATGGTGGGCTTTGCTTGTTTTGGCGGTACTTGTCGGCTGTTCATTGAAACAGGAAGACTATAGCGATTATTGCCCGATTGCTGTCAAGCTTATTCCGCTTGAAATGGAAATTAGCTATAAATGTGCGCCTAATAAAAAATGTAATCAATATCCGGCCCGTCTAGAAATAGGCCGTGTCAGCCGGTATCTTGATATTGATTGCTGGGGTGGAATTTATAAATACACATTTGTCTCTGGCGATATTCAGGAAGAGGCGACGAACGACTACAGGCATCCCTATTACGAGCTGCAGCCTGATTCAAGCAATACGATTCATTTTGCACTGATTGATGCATATGGAGATCAAAAAAAGTATGACATTAAATTGACGGACTATATTCCTAAATACAGTGTTACCGGTGATACTCTTGAAATCGATGCCACGGAAGGAATCAAGTATTATTACAAAAGCCATTCGGAATGGGGCTTTGATCCGTCGCTTAAGTTAGAAATATCGGATGATATAATGCCGTTCTTTGAATTTTTCCACGCGGAACGAATGGCGAATGACGATTCCTTGATGTTCTCGGGAACAGTCTATTGGCGGTAGTAGATAAAAGGTTGAAATTTCTAAGGGGATGTCATGAATACTTTAGAAGCAATCAAGACCCGTCGCAGTACGCGCAAATTCAAGGCGCAGCCTGTGGAATTAGAAAAGTTGCAGGCCGTCGTCGAGGCGGGCCGTTTCGGACCCACCGGCGGTAATGCGCAGACTAATCATTTCTTCGTGATTTCGAATGCGTCGGTGATTGCAAAGCTCAAGGAACTCGTGCAGTCGGCCTTTGCCGCGATGGAACTCCGCGAAGACCTTTACAAGAGCCTCAAGAATTCGATTGCGCTTTCTCGCAAGGGCAACTATTCCTTCTGCTATACCGCGCCCGTTTTGATTGTGGTCGCGAACAAGAAGGATTACGGCAACAACATGGCCGATGTCGCCTGTGCCGTAGAAAACATGATGCTTGCGGCAAACGAACTCGATCTCGGTAGCTGCTACATCAATCAGCTCAAGTGGCTGAACGAAGACCCGACGCTTCTCGAATACCTGCGCTCGCTTGGCCTTAAGGAAGACGAACGCGTCTATGCGTCTGTTGCTCTCGGCTATGCCGATACTGAAAGCGGCCTCCCGAACCGTACGGAATCGCCGCGTGTCGGCAACGAAGTCGTATTCGTGTAGAAGAACGGCAATCGAGCGGAAAGCTCCTTCTAAGCTCGTGTCAACGGGAAATCAAATTGAATAGAACGCGGAGTCGCGAACTTTTCGAAGGCGATTTCGTAGCAGAAATTCTTTTCGTCCACAGCCTTCACGATTCCTACGCCAAAGATTTTATGCATCACGCGGTCGCCCTCGGCAAACTCGGCCGAAGGCGCCTTCTTTACAAGTCCAAGGCTTTCGTCGCTCAAAAATTCGCGGTCGCGATCGATATTTGCAATGTAGGCTTTCGCGGCATCGAGAAAATCTTCTGAAATGCCGCGGGCAATATTCAGTCCGCCCATATCCATTTCCAGCAGGAATCTAGACGGATAACGGGTTCCACTTTCGCCTGCAACGCCATCTTCGGCATCGCTTAGGCAAAGTACATTCTCGGCGCGGGTAAATGCTACATAAGCCAGGCGACGTTCTTCTTCCAGCTGGATTTTATTCTGCACGCGCTTGACCGGAAAAAAGCCTTCGTTCAAGCCGCATACGAATACATACGGAAATTCCAAGCCCTTTGCATTGTGAATCGTCATGAGCTGCACGCGGTCTTTTTCTTCCGTGTCTTCGTCGGTGTTCGTGAACAGCACGATGTTCTGCAAGTATTCATCTAGCGAAGCGTCTTCTTCGTAGTAGTTTTCGAATTCCAGAATGCCTTGCTTGAGTTCCGCCAGATTGTCAAGGCGATCTTCGTCGCCGTCTAGACGCAGCATTTCTTCGTACTTGGTTTCGCGCAGGATTTTCGCGAGGACTTCGGAAACGCTCATGTCCTTGTAGCGGGAACGATACTTTTCAATCAGCTTCACGTATTCCACCACATTGCTTCGGGCCAAGAACCCCTTGCAGTCGAAATCAATCTTCTGATTTTCGTCGCCGACAGACGAAAGTTCCGCCTGCGATGAAACATCGGCGGCCACATTGTTCAAAAGACCTGCTTCCGAAACAATTTCAAGCAGAGCTTCGTAGAGTCCGACACCGCGAGCATCGGCAAAGGCTTGCAATGTCGCAATCTTGCGCGGGCCGAACTGGCGCTTGGGCGTATTCACCGTACGCATGAACGACAAGTCGTCGGCATACACCAGCATTCGCAAGTAGCAAATGACATCCTTGATTTCTTTGCGTTGGTAAAATCCGACACCACTATAAACCTTGTAAGGAATATTTTCGGCCATCAAGGCTTCTTCTACAGAACGCGACTGCGAGTGCATGCGGTAAAGCACCGCAATATCCTTGTAATGGGTTGCACTTTGCACGGCATTCTGAATTTGCTCTACAATCCATTTGGCCTCTTCGCGGGTGTTCTTGGCATGGTAAAATACAGGCGTCTTGCCGCCCACACGCTTTGGCCTCAAGACCTTTTCAATTCGGAACTTGTTGTTCTTGATGACCGCGTCCGGTACCTTCAAAATACTGGGTGTGGAGCGGTAATTGTTCTGCAACAAAATCGTCTTGGTGTTTTCGTGAGTCTTGTCAAATTCCAGAATGCGGTTGACATCGGCACCGCGCCAGCCGTAAATGGTTTGGTCCGGGTCGCCCACCACAAAAAGATTTTTGTGGTAGCTCGCTAGCAAATCCGCCAACTG
This portion of the uncultured Fibrobacter sp. genome encodes:
- a CDS encoding acyltransferase, translating into MIIDKNKMSQRAAGLDLFRVVAALMVLLFHCHIHHECNFGPLTGFVSMGAVFMTAFFMLSGYVLYMTYREKSLVQILPLKNFYLKRLIGILPLYYLVSVIYVVSLGTESLLQNIVLLPIELLGLQSVFSSLFNISHNSGTWFISCLLIAYLFFPLMQEVAKQLATRAKILLFVACALVLFWSPLVVHSFATDSIYANPFFRGLEFFIGVLLCSLSVRLEFLKTWKFFVIEVLVLVAVISAAARLNLFVGNYMLYDVVAVPLFACMNV
- a CDS encoding nitroreductase; this encodes MNTLEAIKTRRSTRKFKAQPVELEKLQAVVEAGRFGPTGGNAQTNHFFVISNASVIAKLKELVQSAFAAMELREDLYKSLKNSIALSRKGNYSFCYTAPVLIVVANKKDYGNNMADVACAVENMMLAANELDLGSCYINQLKWLNEDPTLLEYLRSLGLKEDERVYASVALGYADTESGLPNRTESPRVGNEVVFV
- a CDS encoding ATP-dependent helicase; the protein is MALENMDLERLDLEQREAVETTEGFVRVVAGAGSGKTRTLTQRYLYLVKEMGISPSNILCVTFTNKAANEMKKRIRMVLGGDDSGYISTFHGFCVRFLREEIHVLNYPKEFMILDEDDQKSLLHKAYADLGYSLKDLKISSVIDYIGGRKAADINYVSLFAELPSEGMTTKDHLLALSEAADDKWMRVYYRYLYEQKKNYALDFDDLILSTLYILENFPEQLDKWRKRMMYIMVDEYQDIDGQQYQLADLLASYHKNLFVVGDPDQTIYGWRGADVNRILEFDKTHENTKTILLQNNYRSTPSILKVPDAVIKNNKFRIEKVLRPKRVGGKTPVFYHAKNTREEAKWIVEQIQNAVQSATHYKDIAVLYRMHSQSRSVEEALMAENIPYKVYSGVGFYQRKEIKDVICYLRMLVYADDLSFMRTVNTPKRQFGPRKIATLQAFADARGVGLYEALLEIVSEAGLLNNVAADVSSQAELSSVGDENQKIDFDCKGFLARSNVVEYVKLIEKYRSRYKDMSVSEVLAKILRETKYEEMLRLDGDEDRLDNLAELKQGILEFENYYEEDASLDEYLQNIVLFTNTDEDTEEKDRVQLMTIHNAKGLEFPYVFVCGLNEGFFPVKRVQNKIQLEEERRLAYVAFTRAENVLCLSDAEDGVAGESGTRYPSRFLLEMDMGGLNIARGISEDFLDAAKAYIANIDRDREFLSDESLGLVKKAPSAEFAEGDRVMHKIFGVGIVKAVDEKNFCYEIAFEKFATPRSIQFDFPLTRA